In Halobaculum rubrum, the following are encoded in one genomic region:
- a CDS encoding MATE family efflux transporter, translated as MTVPDRLSSVFKGRDEFDLTDGSIGKPLFYLSLPIVVTNLLQTAYNLADTLWLGRYSTEALAAISFAFPMVFLLFSLGMGVTVAGSVLVAQHIGADEEEEAKYAASQTVSFAIIVSLVLGGVGYLVVGDLLGLLGASPEVLPLATDYMRVISSGLVFMFGFFVFTALMRGYGDTITPMLVMLLTVVVNIVIDPFLIFGWWIFPELGVAGAAYATIFSRALAFVVGMAIMLRGTRGVQITPADMVPNLTYAKKIVRIGVPASIEGTGRSLSVNLMLVIVGLFPTTVVAGYGIGVRVFSVIFLPAIAVARGVETMTGQNIGAEKPDRAATAAGIAAKTMLAILGGLGIVVILTARPIAAVFTDDPAVIAVTADFLRWVAPTFGFIGVMRAYTGSFRGAGKTMTAAAISILMLGFIRLPVALGLARPDILGLPLPAFGSTGIWMAFAVSNTAGAIIAYLWYRRGTWRDADPRGEVPVGDDDEDEDRSDATVAPTDD; from the coding sequence ATGACGGTTCCGGACCGCCTCTCGTCTGTGTTCAAGGGGCGAGACGAGTTCGACCTCACCGACGGGAGCATCGGCAAGCCGCTGTTTTACCTCTCGTTGCCGATCGTCGTCACCAACCTCCTGCAGACGGCGTACAACCTCGCCGACACGCTGTGGCTGGGTCGCTACAGCACCGAGGCGCTGGCGGCCATCTCGTTCGCGTTCCCGATGGTGTTTCTCCTGTTCTCGCTCGGGATGGGAGTCACCGTCGCTGGATCGGTGCTGGTGGCACAACACATCGGCGCGGACGAGGAGGAGGAGGCGAAGTACGCCGCCTCTCAGACGGTCTCCTTTGCGATCATCGTCTCGCTCGTCCTCGGCGGCGTCGGCTACCTCGTCGTCGGGGATCTGCTCGGCCTGCTCGGCGCGTCGCCGGAGGTGCTCCCGCTCGCGACGGACTACATGCGGGTCATCTCCTCCGGGCTGGTGTTCATGTTCGGGTTCTTCGTGTTCACCGCGCTGATGCGCGGCTACGGGGACACGATCACGCCGATGCTGGTGATGCTTCTCACGGTCGTCGTGAACATCGTCATCGACCCGTTCCTCATCTTCGGGTGGTGGATCTTCCCCGAACTCGGCGTCGCCGGCGCCGCCTACGCGACCATCTTCTCTCGGGCCTTAGCGTTCGTCGTCGGCATGGCGATCATGCTCCGGGGCACGCGCGGCGTGCAGATCACCCCCGCGGACATGGTGCCGAATCTCACGTACGCGAAGAAGATCGTCCGCATCGGCGTTCCCGCCTCGATCGAGGGAACCGGCCGGTCGCTGTCGGTGAACCTGATGCTCGTCATCGTCGGGCTGTTCCCGACGACGGTCGTCGCCGGCTACGGGATCGGCGTCCGCGTGTTCTCGGTCATCTTCCTCCCGGCGATCGCCGTCGCTCGCGGGGTCGAGACGATGACGGGACAGAACATCGGCGCCGAGAAGCCCGACCGTGCGGCGACGGCCGCCGGGATCGCCGCCAAGACGATGTTGGCGATCCTCGGTGGTCTCGGGATCGTGGTGATCCTCACGGCCCGGCCGATCGCGGCGGTGTTCACGGACGACCCCGCCGTCATCGCCGTGACCGCCGACTTCCTCCGCTGGGTCGCGCCGACGTTCGGCTTCATCGGCGTGATGCGCGCCTACACCGGCAGCTTCCGGGGTGCTGGCAAGACCATGACCGCCGCCGCCATCTCCATCCTGATGCTCGGGTTCATCCGGCTGCCGGTGGCGCTGGGGCTGGCGAGACCCGACATCCTCGGCCTCCCGCTGCCCGCGTTCGGGTCGACCGGGATCTGGATGGCGTTCGCGGTCTCGAACACCGCCGGCGCGATCATCGCGTACCTCTGGTACCGGCGCGGCACCTGGCGCGACGCCGACCCCCGCGGCGAGGTGCCCGTCGGCGACGACGACGAGGACGAGGATCGCTCGGACGCGACCGTCGCACCGACCGACGACTGA